One stretch of Pseudomonas fluorescens Q2-87 DNA includes these proteins:
- the argC gene encoding N-acetyl-gamma-glutamyl-phosphate reductase — MVKVGIVGGTGYTGVELLRLLAQHPQAEVVVITSRSEAGLAVADLYPNLRGHYDGLAFSVPDIKTLGACDVVFFATPHGVAHALAGELLAAGTKVIDLSADFRLQDADEWAKWYGQPHGAPDLLDEAVYGLPEVNREKIKQARLIAVPGCYPTATQLGFLPLLEAGLADTSRLIADCKSGVSGAGRGASVGSLYSETSESMKAYAVKGHRHLPEIRQGLRRAAGKDVGLTFVPHLTPMIRGIHSTLYATVADRSVDLQALFEKRYANEPFVDVMPAGSHPETRSVRGANVCRIAVHRPQDGDLVVVLSVIDNLVKGASGQAVQNLNILFGLDERLGLAHAGMLP, encoded by the coding sequence ATGGTCAAGGTCGGTATCGTCGGCGGCACGGGTTACACCGGTGTCGAACTGCTGCGTCTGTTGGCACAGCATCCGCAAGCTGAGGTGGTGGTCATTACCTCCCGATCCGAGGCTGGCCTGGCTGTCGCCGACCTGTATCCGAACCTGCGAGGCCATTACGACGGCCTGGCATTCAGTGTTCCGGATATCAAGACCCTTGGCGCCTGCGATGTGGTGTTCTTCGCCACTCCCCACGGTGTTGCCCATGCGCTGGCAGGTGAGCTGCTGGCTGCCGGGACCAAGGTCATCGACCTGTCGGCGGACTTCCGCCTGCAAGACGCGGATGAATGGGCCAAGTGGTACGGTCAGCCTCATGGCGCGCCGGACCTGCTCGACGAGGCGGTCTACGGGTTGCCGGAAGTCAACCGGGAGAAAATCAAGCAGGCGCGGCTGATCGCGGTGCCGGGTTGTTATCCGACGGCTACACAGCTGGGGTTCCTGCCGCTGCTCGAGGCCGGTCTTGCCGATACCTCGCGTTTGATTGCTGACTGCAAGTCCGGTGTCAGTGGCGCTGGGCGCGGTGCCAGTGTCGGTTCGCTGTATTCCGAAACGTCGGAAAGCATGAAGGCGTATGCGGTAAAAGGTCACCGCCACTTGCCGGAAATTCGCCAGGGTTTGCGTCGTGCAGCGGGCAAGGACGTCGGCCTGACGTTCGTGCCGCACCTGACGCCGATGATTCGCGGCATCCACTCCACCCTTTACGCAACCGTCGCCGATCGTTCGGTGGACCTGCAGGCACTGTTCGAAAAGCGCTACGCCAACGAACCGTTCGTCGACGTAATGCCGGCCGGCAGCCATCCGGAAACCCGGAGCGTACGCGGTGCCAACGTTTGCCGGATCGCCGTGCACCGTCCTCAGGATGGTGATCTGGTGGTGGTGTTGTCAGTCATCGATAACCTGGTCAAAGGTGCGTCCGGCCAGGCAGTGCAGAACCTGAACATTCTGTTCGGACTGGATGAACGCCTGGGTCTGGCCCATGCCGGGATGCTGCCTTAA
- the erpA gene encoding iron-sulfur cluster insertion protein ErpA, with translation MSVETFTPTALQFTHGAAHKVKSLVDEEGNDRLKLRVFVTGGGCSGFQYGFTFDEEVAEDDTIVEREGVSLVVDPMSFQYLAGAEVDYQEGLEGSRFVIKNPNATTTCGCGSSFSI, from the coding sequence ATGAGCGTCGAAACCTTCACCCCCACGGCTTTGCAATTCACCCACGGTGCCGCGCACAAGGTGAAGAGCCTGGTCGATGAAGAGGGCAATGATCGTTTGAAGCTGCGCGTATTCGTTACGGGCGGCGGTTGTTCGGGTTTCCAGTACGGTTTCACTTTCGATGAAGAAGTGGCCGAAGACGACACCATCGTCGAGCGCGAAGGGGTCAGTCTGGTGGTCGATCCCATGAGCTTCCAGTACTTGGCGGGTGCCGAGGTGGACTATCAGGAAGGGCTCGAAGGATCGCGTTTCGTGATCAAGAATCCTAACGCCACCACCACGTGTGGGTGCGGTTCCTCGTTCTCGATCTGA
- a CDS encoding anhydro-N-acetylmuramic acid kinase: MALYIGVMSGTSLDGLDIALIELAPAINLIATHYIPMPASLRAELLGLCSSGPDEIARSALAQQNWVKLAAQGIHTLLTQQTLKPEDVRAIGSHGQTIRHEPARGFTVQIGNPALLSELTDITVVSDFRSRDVAAGGQGAPLVPAFHEALFEEQVGNRAVLNVGGFSNLSLIEPGKPVAGFDCGPGNVLLDAWIHLQRGEDFDRDGQWAASGKVEPVLLKALLSDPFFVTKGPKSTGREVFNLPWLKQHLSHLPAFAPEDVQATLLELTAQTIVESLQHAQADTRELLVCGGGAHNQAFMTRLAALLPNTKVSSTAVYGVDPDWVEAMAFAWLAHCCLEGIPANRPSVTGARGLRILGAIYPA; encoded by the coding sequence ATGGCGCTTTATATCGGCGTGATGTCCGGGACAAGCCTGGATGGCCTGGATATCGCCCTGATTGAACTCGCACCGGCGATCAACCTGATCGCCACGCACTACATCCCCATGCCCGCTTCCCTGCGCGCAGAACTGCTCGGTTTGTGCAGCAGCGGGCCCGATGAAATCGCTCGTTCGGCTCTCGCCCAGCAAAACTGGGTGAAGCTGGCGGCGCAGGGCATACATACCCTGCTCACGCAACAGACGCTCAAGCCAGAGGATGTAAGGGCGATCGGCAGCCATGGGCAGACCATTCGTCACGAACCAGCCCGCGGGTTTACCGTACAGATCGGCAACCCTGCGCTTTTGAGCGAATTGACCGACATTACCGTCGTCAGCGACTTCCGCAGTCGCGATGTCGCCGCCGGAGGGCAAGGCGCGCCTCTGGTTCCGGCGTTTCATGAAGCATTGTTCGAAGAGCAAGTCGGCAATCGAGCAGTACTGAATGTCGGCGGCTTCAGCAATCTCAGCCTGATAGAACCTGGAAAACCTGTTGCCGGCTTCGATTGTGGCCCAGGCAACGTATTGCTCGATGCCTGGATACATCTACAACGGGGCGAGGATTTTGATCGCGACGGTCAATGGGCCGCCAGCGGTAAGGTCGAACCGGTTTTGCTCAAGGCGCTGCTCAGCGACCCCTTCTTCGTCACCAAAGGTCCGAAAAGCACAGGACGAGAAGTATTCAATTTACCTTGGCTCAAGCAGCATCTATCGCACTTGCCTGCCTTCGCCCCTGAGGATGTACAGGCCACGTTGCTCGAGCTGACAGCCCAGACCATCGTCGAATCACTCCAGCATGCACAGGCAGATACGCGGGAATTACTGGTGTGTGGTGGCGGTGCCCACAACCAGGCATTCATGACACGCCTGGCCGCTTTGCTACCGAACACCAAAGTCAGCAGCACAGCTGTGTATGGTGTAGATCCGGATTGGGTAGAGGCCATGGCCTTCGCCTGGCTCGCCCATTGCTGCCTTGAGGGCATCCCTGCAAACCGTCCAAGTGTCACTGGCGCCCGAGGGTTGCGCATACTCGGCGCCATCTACCCCGCCTGA
- a CDS encoding peptidoglycan DD-metalloendopeptidase family protein, translated as MTIEPSKAPPLYPKTHLLAASGIAALLSLALLVFPSSDVEAKKTTLSLELESPAEQLTQEQDAAETVQATNEPAASPFAQIENSPEDTAQAAQVTPPAAEEKKGPDHREVIVAKGDTLSTLFEKVGLPSTLVHEILASDKQAKQFTQLQRGQKLEFELNPDGQLNNLHTKLSDLESITLTKNDKGYVFNRVTAKPTVRSAYVHGVINSSLSQSAARAGLSHSLTMDMASVFGYDIDFAQDIRQGDEFDIIYEQKVVNGKSVGNGPILSARFTNRGKTYTAVRYTNKQGNSSYYTADGNSMRKAFIRTPVDFARISSKFSAGRKHPILNKIRAHKGVDYAAPRGTPIKAAGDGKVLLAGRRGGYGNTVIIQHGNTYRTLYGHMQGFAKGVTTGGTVKQGQVIGYIGTTGLSTGPHLHYEFQVNGVHVDPLGQKLPMADPIAKSERARFLAQSQPLMARMDQEKATMLASSKR; from the coding sequence ATGACCATTGAACCGTCTAAAGCGCCGCCGCTTTACCCGAAGACCCACCTGCTCGCAGCAAGTGGCATCGCAGCCCTCCTTAGCCTGGCGCTCCTGGTATTCCCTTCCAGCGACGTTGAAGCAAAAAAGACGACTCTGAGTCTTGAACTGGAAAGCCCTGCTGAACAACTGACACAAGAACAAGACGCTGCCGAAACCGTTCAAGCCACAAACGAACCGGCCGCCTCCCCCTTTGCACAGATTGAAAACAGCCCGGAAGACACTGCCCAGGCTGCTCAGGTAACGCCGCCTGCCGCAGAAGAAAAGAAAGGACCGGACCATCGCGAAGTGATAGTTGCCAAGGGCGACACGCTTTCCACCCTATTTGAAAAGGTTGGCCTGCCTTCGACTTTGGTCCACGAAATCCTTGCCAGCGACAAGCAAGCCAAACAGTTCACTCAGCTGCAACGTGGCCAGAAACTTGAATTCGAACTCAATCCAGACGGCCAGCTGAACAACCTGCACACCAAGCTGAGCGACCTGGAAAGCATTACCCTGACCAAGAACGACAAGGGTTATGTGTTCAACCGCGTCACCGCCAAGCCCACGGTTCGCTCGGCCTATGTTCATGGCGTCATCAATAGCTCTCTGTCGCAGTCGGCTGCTCGCGCTGGCCTGTCCCATAGCTTGACTATGGACATGGCCAGCGTGTTTGGCTACGACATCGACTTCGCCCAGGATATTCGCCAGGGCGACGAGTTCGATATCATCTACGAACAGAAAGTGGTCAACGGAAAGAGCGTTGGCAACGGTCCGATCCTTTCCGCACGTTTCACCAACCGCGGCAAGACCTACACTGCGGTTCGCTATACCAACAAGCAGGGCAACAGCAGCTACTACACCGCCGATGGCAACAGCATGCGCAAGGCATTCATCCGTACACCGGTTGACTTCGCCCGCATCAGCTCGAAGTTCTCCGCAGGCCGCAAACATCCGATCCTGAACAAGATCCGCGCCCATAAAGGCGTCGACTACGCCGCGCCCCGTGGCACTCCGATCAAGGCCGCCGGCGACGGCAAAGTATTGTTGGCCGGACGCCGTGGCGGCTATGGCAACACCGTGATCATCCAGCACGGCAATACCTACCGCACGCTTTACGGCCACATGCAGGGCTTCGCCAAGGGCGTGACGACTGGCGGAACCGTCAAGCAGGGGCAGGTCATCGGGTATATCGGCACTACCGGCCTGTCCACCGGCCCGCACTTGCACTATGAATTCCAAGTCAACGGTGTTCACGTCGACCCGCTTGGTCAAAAGCTGCCAATGGCCGACCCGATAGCTAAATCCGAGCGCGCTCGCTTCCTCGCCCAAAGCCAACCACTTATGGCTCGCATGGACCAAGAGAAAGCCACCATGCTGGCTTCGAGCAAGCGCTAA
- the tyrS gene encoding tyrosine--tRNA ligase: MKSVEEQLALIKRGAEELLVESELVEKLKRGQPLRIKAGFDPTAPDLHLGHTVLINKLRQFQDLGHQVIFLIGDFTGMIGDPSGKSATRPPLTREQVLDNAETYKTQVFKILDPAKTEVAFNSTWMDQMGPADFIRLTSQYTVARMLERDDFDKRYKTNQPIAIHEFLYPLVQGYDSVALRADVELGGTDQKFNLLMGRELQRGYGQDAQCILTMPLLEGLDGVKKMSKSLGNYVGIQEAPGVMYSKLVSIPDVLMWRYFELLSFRSMDEINAFRADVEAGANPRDIKIKLAEEIVARFHGEEAAANAHRAAGNRMKDGELPDDLPEIELAAAEDMPIAAVLNKAGLVKNAAVARDLLGSGGVRIDGEVVDRTYIYKVGSTHVCQAGKKAFARITLKSE, translated from the coding sequence ATGAAGTCGGTTGAAGAGCAGCTAGCGCTGATCAAACGTGGTGCGGAAGAACTGTTGGTCGAGTCCGAGCTGGTCGAAAAGCTCAAGCGCGGGCAGCCGCTGCGTATCAAGGCAGGTTTCGACCCGACTGCGCCCGATCTGCACTTGGGGCATACCGTGCTTATTAATAAGCTGCGCCAGTTCCAGGATCTGGGGCATCAGGTTATCTTTCTTATCGGTGATTTCACCGGAATGATCGGTGACCCGAGTGGCAAGAGTGCTACCCGTCCACCGTTGACCCGTGAACAGGTTCTCGATAACGCCGAGACCTATAAGACTCAAGTCTTCAAGATTCTTGATCCGGCCAAGACCGAGGTGGCGTTTAACTCCACTTGGATGGATCAAATGGGGCCAGCGGATTTCATTCGTCTGACTTCCCAGTACACCGTGGCTCGCATGCTCGAGCGCGATGACTTCGACAAGCGCTATAAAACCAATCAACCGATTGCCATTCATGAGTTCCTCTATCCGCTGGTGCAGGGGTATGACTCGGTAGCCTTGCGGGCGGATGTCGAGCTCGGCGGTACCGACCAGAAGTTCAACTTGCTGATGGGGCGCGAGCTGCAGCGTGGTTATGGCCAGGATGCCCAATGCATTCTGACCATGCCATTGCTTGAAGGGTTGGACGGCGTGAAGAAAATGTCCAAGTCGTTGGGCAACTATGTTGGTATTCAGGAAGCGCCGGGCGTTATGTACAGCAAGCTGGTCTCCATTCCAGACGTGCTGATGTGGCGCTACTTTGAGTTGCTGAGCTTCCGCTCCATGGATGAGATCAATGCATTCCGCGCAGATGTCGAGGCGGGGGCGAATCCGCGGGATATCAAGATCAAGCTGGCCGAAGAGATTGTTGCTCGTTTCCATGGTGAGGAGGCTGCGGCCAATGCTCATCGTGCCGCGGGTAATCGCATGAAAGATGGCGAGTTGCCGGATGATCTGCCGGAGATCGAACTCGCTGCTGCGGAAGATATGCCTATCGCGGCCGTTCTTAATAAGGCGGGCCTGGTGAAGAACGCGGCAGTGGCGCGTGATCTTCTTGGTTCGGGTGGGGTGCGTATAGATGGTGAGGTGGTCGATCGCACCTACATATATAAGGTGGGTTCCACTCACGTATGCCAAGCCGGCAAGAAGGCTTTCGCACGTATCACCCTGAAATCCGAATAA